From a region of the Candidatus Bathyarchaeota archaeon genome:
- a CDS encoding adenosine-specific kinase, producing MEVKLEVVKVDVPEGVNVILGQSHFIKTVEDLHEVLVNSVPGIKFGLAFNEASGPCLVRASGNDEELKNLAVENALRIGCGHAFIIYIRDAYPINVLNAIKHVPEVCRIFAATANPLQVIVAETEQGRGILGVIDGFKTKGVETPDDVRKRKEFLRKIGYKL from the coding sequence TTGGAGGTTAAACTAGAGGTCGTTAAAGTCGATGTCCCTGAAGGAGTTAACGTAATACTCGGTCAATCGCACTTTATAAAGACGGTCGAGGACCTACATGAAGTACTCGTAAACTCTGTTCCAGGGATAAAATTCGGTCTCGCGTTCAACGAGGCAAGCGGTCCATGCCTAGTCAGGGCGAGCGGCAACGATGAGGAGCTTAAAAACCTCGCCGTAGAGAACGCGCTTAGGATAGGATGCGGTCATGCTTTCATCATATACATCAGAGACGCGTATCCGATAAACGTGCTGAACGCGATCAAACACGTCCCTGAGGTCTGTAGGATATTCGCCGCCACGGCTAACCCTCTACAGGTGATAGTCGCCGAGACCGAGCAGGGTAGGGGAATATTAGGCGTCATAGACGGGTTCAAGACTAAAGGCGTCGAGACACCAGATGACGTCAGAAAACGGAAAGAATTTCTCAGGAAGATAGGGTATAAGCTTTGA
- a CDS encoding DUF1297 domain-containing protein has translation MPVRREEVQELVSRYSGLTVGVLGSHSAEEVAVAAKSAGLKTVVVCQRGREGLYARHDRFLFDHVIVLDRFADMVEEHVQDKLRELNTVFIPNRSFTVYVGWRNIEEKLYIPLYGNRFMLKTEERNLPRNQYWLLEKAGVKVPKIFKSPDEIDRLVIVKVRQKRKPLERAFFTACSPEEYWAKAERLIKEDVIAEEDLKQAVIEEFVLGPRFNANYHAWALRDVFSEFDFLGFDDRRQVNLHGLLNLPARDQLELDIPVKNEEIGHYGVTMRESKKPMVYEAAERFLKTCRAEYPPGLIGPFALQGAVAYDPEDPEGRRLAFYVFDVSPRVPGSPCLGPTSPEMRRLTLKYSAMLRDFGLARIESALDLTMLELLYARKHGRLAEVVT, from the coding sequence ATGCCGGTTAGAAGGGAGGAGGTTCAGGAGCTCGTTTCGAGGTATAGCGGCTTAACGGTCGGTGTACTGGGTAGCCACTCGGCGGAGGAGGTTGCGGTAGCGGCTAAGTCGGCGGGTTTGAAGACGGTCGTGGTGTGTCAGAGGGGCCGTGAGGGGCTTTACGCCCGACATGACAGGTTTCTGTTCGACCACGTTATAGTCCTCGATAGGTTCGCCGACATGGTCGAGGAGCATGTCCAGGATAAGCTCCGCGAGCTCAACACGGTCTTCATCCCCAACAGGTCCTTCACGGTCTACGTCGGCTGGAGGAATATAGAGGAGAAGCTCTACATACCGCTTTACGGAAACCGGTTCATGCTGAAGACGGAGGAGCGTAACCTTCCGAGGAACCAGTATTGGCTTCTCGAGAAGGCGGGGGTTAAGGTCCCGAAGATCTTCAAAAGCCCAGACGAGATCGATAGGCTCGTCATAGTCAAGGTCAGGCAGAAGAGGAAGCCTCTCGAGAGGGCGTTCTTCACCGCCTGTAGCCCAGAGGAGTATTGGGCTAAGGCTGAGAGGCTGATCAAGGAGGACGTGATAGCCGAGGAGGACTTGAAGCAGGCGGTGATCGAGGAGTTCGTCCTGGGGCCGAGGTTTAACGCGAACTACCATGCATGGGCTCTGAGAGATGTCTTCTCCGAGTTCGACTTCCTAGGCTTCGACGACAGGAGGCAGGTCAACCTACACGGCCTGTTAAACCTCCCGGCTAGAGACCAGCTCGAGCTCGACATACCGGTTAAGAACGAGGAGATAGGGCACTACGGGGTGACCATGAGGGAGTCTAAAAAACCCATGGTGTACGAGGCGGCGGAGAGGTTTCTCAAGACCTGTAGAGCCGAGTATCCGCCGGGCTTGATAGGGCCTTTCGCGCTGCAGGGCGCCGTGGCCTACGACCCCGAGGACCCTGAGGGTAGGCGGCTTGCGTTCTACGTGTTCGACGTGAGCCCTAGGGTTCCGGGGAGCCCCTGCCTAGGCCCGACCTCGCCGGAGATGAGGAGGCTTACGCTCAAATACTCCGCTATGCTCAGAGACTTCGGTCTCGCTAGGATAGAGTCCGCCCTCGACTTGACGATGCTCGAGCTCCTGTACGCTCGGAAGCACGGTAGATTGGCGGAGGTAGTCACTTGA
- a CDS encoding nucleotidyltransferase domain-containing protein, with protein MLVLKVDPRAELYLFGSVAEGRHTYSSDIDVLIITEKDRWEILKTLVKEEFTSFFDIHVRKPEEARWYRRMAKLTRI; from the coding sequence ATGCTCGTGTTAAAGGTCGACCCTAGAGCGGAGCTATACCTGTTCGGCTCGGTGGCTGAGGGTAGGCATACGTACAGTAGCGACATAGACGTTTTGATAATCACAGAGAAGGATAGATGGGAGATTCTGAAGACTCTGGTGAAAGAGGAGTTCACAAGCTTCTTCGACATCCATGTAAGAAAGCCTGAGGAAGCCAGATGGTATAGAAGGATGGCTAAACTGACGAGGATCTGA
- a CDS encoding beta-lactamase family protein gives METLRPGTPSDAGLKEDYVSKALNVLEDGLREGVYPGFTVLVARKGVVAIHRADGYAQLIPERRPMGLNTVFDLASLTKPVCTATLTLKMVEKGVLTLETRVCEVLDGWDEGWRSRVTIRHLLTHTSGLPAWIPLYRKCRGKAEYLRAINRVEKAYKPGSKTVYSDLGFMVLGFILEEVSSSTLGTLSRREIFKPLGMTETCFNPAGEVKARVAATEKCPWRGRVVVGEVHDENAYALGGVAGHAGLFSTAYDLAVFCQTMLNMGVYGSVRLLEEEMVEEATRTWVIDADKGFGLGWMKPLAWPLPESSYGHTGFTGTSVWICPRLELFAVLLTNRIHPSRRNPPCKRISSVRTAFHRLLAKSAEG, from the coding sequence ATGGAGACGTTAAGGCCGGGAACCCCCTCAGACGCAGGTCTTAAAGAGGACTACGTCTCTAAGGCGTTAAACGTCTTAGAGGATGGGCTGAGAGAGGGTGTATACCCGGGTTTCACGGTTCTGGTAGCCAGAAAAGGAGTCGTAGCCATACATAGGGCCGACGGATATGCCCAGCTTATCCCCGAGAGGCGGCCTATGGGTTTAAACACGGTTTTCGACCTCGCCTCGCTTACAAAGCCCGTTTGCACGGCGACCTTAACCCTCAAAATGGTGGAGAAGGGTGTCTTAACCCTGGAGACGCGTGTGTGCGAGGTTCTAGACGGCTGGGATGAAGGCTGGAGGAGTAGGGTTACGATCAGGCATCTGCTGACCCATACGTCCGGCCTACCGGCATGGATCCCGTTATACCGGAAGTGTAGGGGTAAGGCCGAGTATCTCAGAGCCATAAACCGTGTCGAGAAGGCGTACAAGCCTGGGTCGAAGACTGTATACAGCGACCTAGGGTTTATGGTCTTAGGGTTTATCCTCGAAGAGGTATCCTCCTCGACGCTCGGCACCCTATCTAGAAGGGAGATATTCAAGCCTCTGGGGATGACGGAGACGTGCTTCAACCCCGCCGGCGAAGTTAAGGCCAGGGTTGCGGCTACGGAGAAATGTCCGTGGAGGGGGCGGGTGGTCGTCGGCGAGGTTCATGACGAGAACGCGTACGCCCTAGGAGGTGTAGCAGGGCATGCGGGTCTTTTCTCGACGGCTTACGACCTAGCGGTCTTCTGCCAGACGATGCTAAACATGGGTGTCTACGGCTCCGTTAGGTTGCTCGAAGAGGAGATGGTCGAGGAGGCCACTAGAACATGGGTTATAGACGCCGATAAGGGGTTTGGGCTTGGATGGATGAAGCCGCTTGCCTGGCCGCTGCCGGAAAGCTCCTACGGCCATACGGGCTTCACCGGCACCTCCGTATGGATATGCCCGAGGCTCGAGCTTTTCGCGGTGCTCCTAACCAACAGGATCCATCCATCTAGGAGAAACCCGCCATGTAAGAGAATAAGCAGCGTCAGAACGGCCTTCCACAGGCTTTTGGCAAAATCGGCCGAAGGCTAG
- a CDS encoding flap endonuclease-1 gives MGVDLGGLIVKTPIRFEQLSGKVVAVDAYNTLYQFLAIIRGPSGEPLRDREGRVTSHLSGLLYRNCNLIAYGIKLVYVFDGTPPAEKEMEIKRRMKVKEVAAVKYEEALKRGDLEAARKYAQATAVVKNEMVDDAKRLLTLLGIPWVQAPSEGEAQASFMAAQGDVWAVASQDHDCLLFGAPRLVRNLTLSGRRKLPGKRLYVEVHPELVELEKVLKANSITRDQLIDIAILVGTDYDPDGVKGIGPKKGLKLIKDYGSLRALIEKRVIDPSVFPVDPEVIRERFLKPEVTKNYELRWEEPDVQGVVKFLCGERDFSESRVRKALNQAVKGFREKFRRKSLEAWFG, from the coding sequence TTGGGCGTAGACCTCGGAGGTTTGATAGTTAAAACTCCTATAAGGTTTGAACAGCTTTCAGGTAAGGTCGTGGCTGTAGACGCTTATAATACGCTGTACCAGTTTCTCGCCATAATAAGGGGTCCAAGCGGTGAGCCTCTAAGGGATCGAGAGGGTAGGGTTACAAGCCACCTAAGCGGGCTCTTGTATAGGAACTGCAACCTGATAGCTTACGGTATCAAGCTTGTTTATGTTTTCGATGGGACACCCCCTGCCGAGAAGGAGATGGAGATCAAACGTAGGATGAAGGTTAAAGAGGTGGCTGCTGTAAAATACGAGGAGGCTCTGAAAAGAGGAGACTTGGAAGCGGCTCGGAAATACGCCCAAGCCACCGCTGTCGTCAAGAACGAGATGGTCGATGATGCTAAGAGGCTTCTAACGCTTTTAGGAATACCTTGGGTTCAAGCCCCCTCTGAAGGCGAAGCACAGGCTTCGTTCATGGCTGCTCAAGGAGATGTGTGGGCGGTAGCGTCTCAGGACCACGACTGCTTATTGTTCGGAGCCCCTAGACTCGTCAGAAACCTCACCCTGTCGGGTAGGAGGAAGCTTCCAGGTAAACGGCTTTACGTCGAAGTCCACCCTGAACTCGTCGAACTGGAGAAGGTCCTCAAAGCGAACTCGATAACTAGAGATCAGCTCATAGACATAGCCATCTTAGTCGGCACGGACTATGACCCTGACGGTGTGAAGGGTATAGGACCCAAAAAGGGTTTGAAACTCATAAAGGACTATGGAAGCCTTAGGGCGCTTATAGAGAAGCGTGTGATAGACCCCTCGGTCTTCCCCGTAGACCCTGAGGTTATAAGGGAGAGGTTTCTGAAGCCTGAGGTCACGAAGAACTATGAACTTAGATGGGAGGAGCCTGATGTACAGGGAGTCGTGAAATTCCTATGCGGCGAGAGAGATTTCTCAGAAAGCAGGGTTCGTAAGGCATTAAACCAGGCTGTTAAAGGGTTTAGAGAAAAATTCAGACGTAAGAGTCTAGAGGCGTGGTTTGGATAG
- a CDS encoding formate--phosphoribosylaminoimidazolecarboxamide ligase, translating to MITKAEVEELLSSYDVSSLKVSTICSHSALQIFHGAKQLGFKTLGVTTPERRFVYEAFPLATPDKFIEVPEFKHMLDRWVQERLRAENAVIIPHGSFVEYLGPTEILERLYVPVFGNRGVLEWEGDRVKQRTWFKEAGLKTPRVFEDPSEVDCRVFVKFPGAKGGRGYFTAGSSEEVEARLKEAVRKGLIRDAREAYIQEFIPGVRYYFHYFYSPLAEGGFRVCGGRLELMSMDKRIEPIDEAYRGLPDVPEEFFDYTVTGNQPLVLRESLLKDALKMGARVVEASKRLFPPGIIGPFCLETIYHPDRGFTVFEVSARIVAGTNLYPSGSPYTVYLFEEPMSTGKRIAVELKMAVEKDRLREVVY from the coding sequence TTGATAACCAAGGCTGAGGTCGAGGAGCTGCTTTCAAGCTACGACGTGTCGAGCCTCAAGGTCTCGACCATATGCTCCCACTCCGCGCTTCAGATATTCCACGGAGCCAAGCAGCTCGGCTTCAAGACGCTTGGGGTCACGACGCCTGAGCGTAGGTTCGTCTACGAGGCCTTCCCCCTAGCGACCCCGGACAAGTTCATAGAGGTCCCTGAGTTCAAGCATATGCTCGACCGGTGGGTTCAGGAGAGGCTTAGAGCCGAAAACGCTGTGATCATACCTCACGGCTCGTTCGTGGAGTACCTCGGGCCGACCGAGATCCTTGAGAGGCTTTACGTGCCGGTTTTCGGTAACAGGGGGGTTCTAGAGTGGGAGGGGGACAGGGTTAAGCAGAGAACCTGGTTTAAGGAGGCGGGTTTGAAGACGCCTAGGGTTTTCGAAGACCCTTCAGAGGTGGATTGCAGGGTTTTCGTCAAGTTTCCAGGTGCCAAGGGTGGACGGGGGTACTTCACCGCGGGCTCGTCCGAGGAGGTTGAGGCTAGGCTTAAGGAGGCCGTGCGTAAGGGCTTGATAAGAGACGCTCGGGAGGCGTATATACAGGAGTTCATACCAGGCGTGCGATACTACTTCCACTACTTCTACAGCCCCCTAGCCGAGGGCGGGTTCAGGGTCTGCGGCGGCAGGCTAGAGCTTATGAGCATGGATAAGCGTATAGAGCCGATAGACGAGGCCTACCGGGGGCTGCCGGATGTCCCTGAGGAGTTCTTCGACTACACGGTTACAGGGAATCAGCCTCTAGTCCTCAGGGAGAGCCTCCTGAAAGACGCGTTGAAGATGGGTGCCAGGGTCGTCGAGGCGTCTAAGAGGTTGTTTCCACCCGGGATAATAGGCCCATTCTGCCTGGAAACGATCTATCACCCGGATAGAGGCTTCACGGTGTTCGAAGTATCGGCTAGGATAGTGGCCGGTACGAACCTCTACCCCAGCGGCTCGCCTTATACGGTGTACCTCTTCGAGGAGCCTATGTCGACCGGTAAACGCATCGCTGTGGAGCTTAAGATGGCCGTTGAAAAAGATAGGCTCAGGGAGGTCGTTTATTAG
- a CDS encoding HEPN domain-containing protein, translated as METYEFHMSRGMYALAMFDLEQALQLHIKARLLEEGVTYPRTHSLRRLLDILATVKGDDTLRKLVREYSVELRLLEEAYIASRYVATEFRRDEVLKVKKAVDEVMSRV; from the coding sequence ATGGAGACGTACGAGTTTCACATGTCTAGGGGGATGTATGCATTAGCCATGTTCGACCTGGAGCAGGCGCTTCAGCTGCATATCAAGGCTAGGCTTCTTGAGGAGGGTGTAACATACCCGAGAACCCATAGCCTCAGGAGGCTTCTAGATATTCTAGCCACTGTGAAAGGTGACGATACGCTGAGAAAGCTTGTAAGGGAGTACTCTGTCGAGCTAAGACTTCTCGAAGAGGCATATATCGCTTCAAGGTATGTAGCAACGGAGTTCAGGAGAGACGAGGTTTTAAAGGTTAAGAAAGCGGTCGACGAGGTTATGAGCCGTGTATGA